Genomic window (Akkermansiaceae bacterium):
GCCACACCCTTTCCGGCTACCAGAACCGGGAGTCCCTCTACCGCAACAGCAACTTCTCCTGGAGGAACGAGGTCAGACAGCGCGATTCCGGATCGAGGTTCCAGCCCGGCTCCGACTACGGCCGCGGCCGCCCGGGCGGGTTTGACCGCAGCCGGACGGACAATGACCGTGGCGACCGCGGTGGCTTCAACCGTGGCAATGTCCCCGTCCAACGCCAGTTCCCCGGAGGGGATGCGGACCGTGGACGCGGCCCGGGCCGGGACAGCTCCCCATTTGTCCGCCCTCCGCAGAGGGATTCCTCAAACTTCGGCCGTCCTCAGCGTGAGGGAGGATTCCAACGCCGGGAGGCACCCGACCGCCCGCAAATCCGCCCCGACATCCGCCAGCAGGCACCGGAGAGACCCCAGTTCCGCCAGCAGGCTCCCGAGCGCCCGCAGTTCCGCCCGGAGAGATCCCGTGAAAGCAACCGCCCGACCCCATCCGGCATCAACAATCCGGTGAGGCTGGCACCTGACCGTCCGGCACCTCCCCAACGCCAGGCCCCCAGCTTCCAGCGGGAAAGCCGCCAGCAGGCACCATCCGCCGGTGACGGCGGACGCAGGGGTGACGGACGCGGATCCCGCCGCGAATAAACGGGCCGCCACCCTATGCTTCCCCGGACTTGACCTTCCTCGCCTCCCTCCGTTCCCGGTCACGGCGGAGGGTGGCGATGGTCACCCGGGGCCGCAACAGCCACAGCCCCATGAAGAAGCCGGCCATGCCTCCACCGAAGTGACAGGCGTGGCCGATGCTGTATCCCTGACCGGCCAGCCCCGCGTCCGTGAACAGTTCCACGACTTTGGTGAAACCGGGGACATCCGGATTCAGGTCCACCAGCGCGAAAACCAGTTCCACCATCATGACGCCGATGCCCAGCGTCCGGGCGGATACCGGGATGGGCCACATCTTTGAGTCCGGGGACAGGGTGGTGAGCAGGATGAGCAGCGCGACACACCCGCCGGAAACCCCCACCAAGGGACCGCCGTCATCCAACATGAGGTGGGCCAAGCCGCCGACAAAAACACCGGCCGCCAGGGTCTTCACGACCCGCCCCTTTCCCAGCACATGCTCCACCCGCGCACCGATCATCACGATGCACAGGCAGTTGATCCCCACATGCAGCAGCCCGCCATGGAGCAGGCCGTAGCTGAACAACTGCCACACCTCTCCGTCCGAAATCCCACTCCGGCTGAGCCCGAATTTCTGGAAAATCCAAGGCAGCGCCTCATACCCCCCCGCCACGGAAACCAGCACCTGCACGGCAACGAGGACCAGCACCACCCCCCATGAGGCCCGGGCCGACAAAATCGACCTCAGCCGGTGCCCCAATTCGGAAAAGTACACACCGGAACATCGCATGTCGGCGTGGGGTTGGAAACAGGAATCGGTCCGGAAGCAGGCGGATCAGTCGATGACCCGGGCGCGCGGCTCCCGGCGGATGACATCCGCGGCTCCCGCGCTGGTGACGAAGGGTCCGCCCTCCAGCGGAGCCACGCCGGTGAACGCCACATCCGGCATGTCCGTCGGCCGTCCGGCGAGCGGGAAGTCCTTCCGCAGCGGGAAGAACGGATAACCCTCCCACATGAGGATGCGCTTCATGTTCGGGTGGCCGGAAAAACGGATGCCCATCATGTCCCACACCTCGCGCTCATGCCAGTCCGCACCGGCCCAGATGTCCACGGCGCTGGGCACTTCCTCATCCTCACTGACTTTCGCCTTCACCCGCAGGTGGCGTGCGTCATCCAGCGTGGCCAGTTCATAGACGACCTCGAAACGGGGATCATCCCCGAAGTGATCGACGCTGGAGATGTCCAGCACCAGTTCATAGCCAAGGTCATCCCGGCATTTCCCGAGAACCGCATGGAGATCCGCCACTGCGACGTGAAGGGTGGTTTCGCCCCGGAATTCGGTGATTCCGGCGACTTTCGTTCCGAACACTTCGTTGAGCTTCGCGGTGTCTTCTCCTTTGGCCATGGCTTGGAAAGTTTCTCGTTCGGGGAAAATCAGGCCATTTCCTCGATCATCGTGCGCTTCTGGTCCTCGACGGCGCTCTCGCCCTCGATCTTCCGCTGCAAGCGCATCATGCCTTCGATGAGGGCTTCCGGCCGTGGCGGGCAGCCCGAAATATAGACGTCCACGGGGATGAGCTGGTCGATGCCCTGCAGCACCGCGTAGCTGCGGTACATCCCGCCGCTGGAGGCGCAGGCCCCCATGGCGATGCACCACTTCGGCTCCGGCATCTGGTCCCATACGCGCTTCACCGCCAGTGCCATCTTGTAGGTCACCGTGCCGGCGACGATCATCACGTCACTCTGGCGCGGGGAAAAGCGCATGACCTCCATGCCGAAACGGGAGATGTCAAAGCGGCTGGAAGCGGTGGCCATCAGCTCGATGGCGCAGCAGGCGAGGCCCATCGGCATCGGCCACAGCGAGTTCTTCCGCATCCAGTTCATCGCCGCGTCAAGCTGGGTGAAGATGACGTTGCCCTCGATCTTCGAATCATAGGCGGCATGAGCGATCGAGGAGGAGTCGGTTACCATAGCGGGGCGGGATCGCCGTTACTCTGCCCATGGGATGCGGCTGCCTCAAGTGGATTGTGAAATTTTTCACAAGCCTCTCGGAAAAGAAAGGAGGGCAAGCCTCCGGATTGCCAACACCAGGTGGGGCAAGCCTCAGGCTTGCTTCTTTTGGGAGGCAATCCGGAGGCTTGCCCTCCTTTCTCCTTCCCGTCCCCATGTCTTTCCCCTTGTGAAAATCCGGCGGCCAAAGAGATTATCCCCGCCGCCCTCATTTGCCCGTTCCAGTGCCCGGAAGCGCGGGATGATTCCAATGACCCACCTCCGCACCCGCTTCGCTCCCAGCCCCACGGGAAAGCTTCACCTCGGCCATGCGATGGCGGCGTGGGTGGCGAAGGCTCTGGCGGATGCACACGGCGGCACTTTCCTGCTGCGGCATGAGGACATCGACCTGACCCGCGTGCGGGAGGAATACTACAGCGGCATCGAGGAAGATCTGCTCTGGCTGGGGCTGGATTGGCAGGGCACTCCTTTGCGCCAGACCACACGTATCCCCGCCTATGAGGCCGCGCTGGAGCGGCTGAAAGAAATGGGGGTGGCCTACCCGTGCTTCTGCACCCGGCGGGAGATCAACGAGATGGGTGCCCCCCACGGTCCGGAAGGTCCGCTCTATCCCGGTGCCTGCCGGGAACTGCCCGTGGAGGTCCGGCAGGAAAAACTGGCCGCGGGACTCTCCCACGCCTGGCGGCTGGATGCCGGAAAGGCGGCGTGCCGGGCGGGACGCAGGCTCACTTTCAACGACCTGATGCACGGCGTGGCGGTGGTGGATGAAGACCTGCTGGGAGACGTGGTGCTGGCGCGGAAAGACATCGGCACGGCCTACCATCTCGCCGTGGTGGTGGATGACGCTTTCCAGGAAATCACCCATGTGACACGCGGGGAGGACCTCCTCCACTCCACCCATGTCCACCGGCTGCTGCAGGAACTGCTGGGACTGCCGGAGCCGGTCTATCTCCACCACCCGCTGGTGCTGGATGACAGCGGCAAGCGGCTGGCAAAGCGGCATGACGCACTGGCCGTCGCCGCCATGAGGGAAGCCGGAGCCCCCCCTGCGGAGATCCTTTCGCGGATTCAGGATCCGGCGGTGATCCGGGCGATCACGGCGTCCACGACCTCCGGCAGCGTCTGATCGATCGGGATCACGATGACATCCGCCTCATCCTCCACGGGCTCCTCCAGCGCCTCAAACTGGGTGACCAGCATCTGTGGTTTGAAGAAATGTCCGGGACGCGCCTGCATCCGTCCGAGAATGAGATCGTAGCTGCCTTTCAGATAGATGAAGGTGAGGTCTGGATTCCCCTCCCGCAGGCGGTCGCGGTAGCGGGCCTTCAGCGCGGAGCAGACGATGAACGAATACGCGTTCGTGCGCTTCATCGCGAAAGCGGCGTCATTCAGGGCGGTCAGCCAGGGAGCACGGTCATCGTCGTTGAGCGACTGGCCGGAGGACATCTTGAGGATGTTCGCCCGCGGGTGGAGGAAGTCACCGTCGAGCATCGCGCCGCCCACTTTCCGCGCCACTTCGGAAGCCACCACGGATTTCCCGCTGCCGGAAACCCCCATCACCACGAAGACCCTGTTCGTTGATTCCATCGGGGAGGAAATTCCGCGTTTGTCCGCGGTTAGGCAAGGCAAAGACTGGGACCGCGGAATTCATTCCGCCCCGGAGCAAATGGCAAGCGAAGCCAAGCGGAATGAATTCCGCGGTCCCAGCCCCACTACTCGAAATCAAATGACCGCCGCGGCTTCTGCCTTAGCGGAAACCTGCCACCCATCGCCTGGCGCATAGGGTCGAAGACGGCGTCCATGCCGACTTCCTTGATGACGTTCACCTGGGCCATCAGCTCGCCGAGGCGGCCTTTGGGAAAACCACGTTCCTTGAACCACGCCAGATACTCCGGAGGGAGATCCATGATCGGAACCCCGGCGGGCGGGTACTCCTTGATCCCGAATTTCCCGAAGGGCATCCGGGTGCGTCCGATCTCCGCCAGAAGGTTCCGGAAGTCCTCGCGGTCAAGCTCGATGGGATCCATCGCGTAGGGACCGTAAGGTTCCCCGATTACTGGGCGGGAGCAGGTGCCGGGGCAGTCGCGTCGGCGGGAGCAGGTGCGTTCGCGTCGGCGGGAGCAGGTGCGTTCGCGTCGGCGGGAGCAGGTGCGTTCGCATCGGCGGGAGCAGGCGCGTTCGCATCGGCAGGCTGCTCGGTCGGAGCGGGCTGCGGCACGGGCGCGGGAGCGACCTGTTCCGCAGGGGAAGCCGGAGCCTTGGCGGCTTGGGCTTTCTGGTTCGCCTCGAGCGCGGCCTTGGTCTGCTCCTCCTGCCATTTGTCAAAGTCGGCGGCGGGAACCACTTCCATGGTGCCGGTCATGTTGCCGTGGCCTTCACCGCAGAGCTGTCCGCAGACGACGAAGGTTTCCAGCGGAGCGATGGGGGTGAACCACATCGGGATCTCCTTCCCGGGGATGGCGTCCTGCTGGATGCGCATCGGGATGATGGAGTAGTTGTGGATGACGTCCAGGCTGCCGATGTTGAGGACGGACGGACGGTTGAGCGGAAGCTTCAGCAGCGGGGCGGTGAAGTCGTCGAGGGCGTTCGGGTCGCTGTAGTCGATGCCGAGCTGGTTGGTGCCGCTGATGAGCGCGGGGTCGATGCGGCCGAACTTGCCGTCGGCACCGGGGTAGTGGTAGGTCCAGCCGAACTGCCAGCCGACGACGCGGACGCGCGTCGGGTTCTGGCGCTGCACGTGGTCCCACTTGTCGGTCCGGTCCGCCCACAGCGGGAAGGCGAAGCCGAGGAGAAGCACGGCCTCGATGATGATCACGCCGATCTCAAGGTGGCTGGAAAGGTGGCTGCGCACGCCTTCATAGGACGCCTTCGGATTGCGCGACTGGCGGAAACGCCACAGGCAGAACAGGAAGAAAATCGTCCAGCCCACGAAGAGCGCGATCATGAACCAATGGACGACGTCCATGATATGATCCACGTCCGCGCCGTGGAGGGAGAAGTTTTCAGGAATGCCGAGGAACTTGGAA
Coding sequences:
- a CDS encoding rhomboid family intramembrane serine protease; translated protein: MRCSGVYFSELGHRLRSILSARASWGVVLVLVAVQVLVSVAGGYEALPWIFQKFGLSRSGISDGEVWQLFSYGLLHGGLLHVGINCLCIVMIGARVEHVLGKGRVVKTLAAGVFVGGLAHLMLDDGGPLVGVSGGCVALLILLTTLSPDSKMWPIPVSARTLGIGVMMVELVFALVDLNPDVPGFTKVVELFTDAGLAGQGYSIGHACHFGGGMAGFFMGLWLLRPRVTIATLRRDRERREARKVKSGEA
- the nuoB gene encoding NADH-quinone oxidoreductase subunit NuoB; the encoded protein is MVTDSSSIAHAAYDSKIEGNVIFTQLDAAMNWMRKNSLWPMPMGLACCAIELMATASSRFDISRFGMEVMRFSPRQSDVMIVAGTVTYKMALAVKRVWDQMPEPKWCIAMGACASSGGMYRSYAVLQGIDQLIPVDVYISGCPPRPEALIEGMMRLQRKIEGESAVEDQKRTMIEEMA
- a CDS encoding DUF3820 family protein, encoding MDPIELDREDFRNLLAEIGRTRMPFGKFGIKEYPPAGVPIMDLPPEYLAWFKERGFPKGRLGELMAQVNVIKEVGMDAVFDPMRQAMGGRFPLRQKPRRSFDFE
- the gntK gene encoding gluconokinase translates to MESTNRVFVVMGVSGSGKSVVASEVARKVGGAMLDGDFLHPRANILKMSSGQSLNDDDRAPWLTALNDAAFAMKRTNAYSFIVCSALKARYRDRLREGNPDLTFIYLKGSYDLILGRMQARPGHFFKPQMLVTQFEALEEPVEDEADVIVIPIDQTLPEVVDAVIARITAGS
- a CDS encoding cytochrome c oxidase subunit II; this translates as MSPSKFLGIPENFSLHGADVDHIMDVVHWFMIALFVGWTIFFLFCLWRFRQSRNPKASYEGVRSHLSSHLEIGVIIIEAVLLLGFAFPLWADRTDKWDHVQRQNPTRVRVVGWQFGWTYHYPGADGKFGRIDPALISGTNQLGIDYSDPNALDDFTAPLLKLPLNRPSVLNIGSLDVIHNYSIIPMRIQQDAIPGKEIPMWFTPIAPLETFVVCGQLCGEGHGNMTGTMEVVPAADFDKWQEEQTKAALEANQKAQAAKAPASPAEQVAPAPVPQPAPTEQPADANAPAPADANAPAPADANAPAPADANAPAPADATAPAPAPAQ
- a CDS encoding NADH-quinone oxidoreductase subunit C, whose product is MAKGEDTAKLNEVFGTKVAGITEFRGETTLHVAVADLHAVLGKCRDDLGYELVLDISSVDHFGDDPRFEVVYELATLDDARHLRVKAKVSEDEEVPSAVDIWAGADWHEREVWDMMGIRFSGHPNMKRILMWEGYPFFPLRKDFPLAGRPTDMPDVAFTGVAPLEGGPFVTSAGAADVIRREPRARVID
- the gluQRS gene encoding tRNA glutamyl-Q(34) synthetase GluQRS — encoded protein: MTHLRTRFAPSPTGKLHLGHAMAAWVAKALADAHGGTFLLRHEDIDLTRVREEYYSGIEEDLLWLGLDWQGTPLRQTTRIPAYEAALERLKEMGVAYPCFCTRREINEMGAPHGPEGPLYPGACRELPVEVRQEKLAAGLSHAWRLDAGKAACRAGRRLTFNDLMHGVAVVDEDLLGDVVLARKDIGTAYHLAVVVDDAFQEITHVTRGEDLLHSTHVHRLLQELLGLPEPVYLHHPLVLDDSGKRLAKRHDALAVAAMREAGAPPAEILSRIQDPAVIRAITASTTSGSV